Sequence from the Streptomyces sp. R33 genome:
GGACTGGTACCTGCGTGAGGGGCTGAAGGTCATGCCGGCCGAGATGAGGCCCGCGCTGGAGTTCCCCCTGATCCCTGGAACGGACATGTCGGGCGTGGTCAAGGCAGTCGCTCGGGACGTGCAGGGGTTCGCCGTCGGTGACGAGGTCTTCGGCATGCTGCGGTTCCCCGGATTCGACGGCCGGACGTACGCCGAGTACGTGGCCGCGCCGGCTTCGGACCTTGCTCACAAGCCGGCCGGTATCGACCACGTGCAAGCGGCTGGGGCGCCGATGGCCGTGCTCACGGCCTGGCAGTACCTGATTGAACTCGGCCACGACGTGCCGTCTCCTTTCACCGGCCAGGTGCACCAGCCCGTGCCGATCACGCCAGGTATGACCGTGCTCGTCAACGGGGCCGCTGGCGGAGTGGGCCACTTCGCGGTGCAGCTGGCGAAATCGAAGGGGGCACACGTCATCGCGGTGGCCTCGGGCCGACACGAGCAGTTCCTGCGCAAGCTCGGCGCCGACGAGTTCATCGACTACACCAGCACGCAGGCCGCGGACGTGGTCAGCGGCGTCGACCTGGTGATCGACACCGTCGGTGGCCCGGACAGCTCACGCTTCCTGACCGCGCTCAAGCGCGGCGGCACCATGCTTCCGGTGTTCTTCGCCCAGTACGACCCGGAAGAGACGGCGAGTCTGGGCATCACAGTCTCGAACATTCAGGTGCGTTCCAACGGCCCTCAGCTCGCCGAGATCGCGCGCCTGCTCCACGAGGGCAGGCTCCACGTCGGGGTGGACAGCACCTACCCGCTGCCCGAGGCCGGCAGCGCACACATGCGAGCCGCGCAGGGCCACCTTCAAGGCAAGATCGTGCTGACAATGATTTCGTGATCGCCGAACGCCAACAGGAATCGACGTTCACCCGCTCCAGCAGTTGGCTCCGGCGTGCGCGTAGCTCCCTCGGAAGGACGCGAGGGACACTCACCCGCGGCGTCGCCGCGTGTCACTGACTGTCCCTCATACCCCTTGTGAGCTGTTAATTTACCGGCCCGGTTC
This genomic interval carries:
- a CDS encoding NADP-dependent oxidoreductase; the protein is MQFHKAGGPEVLQYHEVPVPEIGPGEVLVRVHAAGINPPDWYLREGLKVMPAEMRPALEFPLIPGTDMSGVVKAVARDVQGFAVGDEVFGMLRFPGFDGRTYAEYVAAPASDLAHKPAGIDHVQAAGAPMAVLTAWQYLIELGHDVPSPFTGQVHQPVPITPGMTVLVNGAAGGVGHFAVQLAKSKGAHVIAVASGRHEQFLRKLGADEFIDYTSTQAADVVSGVDLVIDTVGGPDSSRFLTALKRGGTMLPVFFAQYDPEETASLGITVSNIQVRSNGPQLAEIARLLHEGRLHVGVDSTYPLPEAGSAHMRAAQGHLQGKIVLTMIS